From a region of the Tenggerimyces flavus genome:
- a CDS encoding helicase HerA-like domain-containing protein, translating into MAAKSGADQTEAVKQGYAFEGPALQLGALVADGTPVPDAQVRIPLSMLNRHGLIAGATGTGKTKTLQLIAEQLSAAGVPVFAPDIKGDLSGIASPGETSEKLSERATSLGQTWAGKGFPTEFFALGGEGKGIPVRATISSFGPTLLTKVLGLNDVQESSLGLVFHFADKAGLALLDLKDLRAVVQYLTSDEGKEDLKGLGGLSAATAGVILRELIAFSDQGADAFFGEPEFDTADLLRTSPEGLGVVSLLELPSLQDRPALFSTFLMWMLADLFHDLPEEGDVEKPKLMFFFDEAHLLFNDASKSFLDAITQTVRLIRSKGVGVFFVTQTPKDVPESVLAQLGSRVQHQLRAHTPNDAKALKATVATFPTSSYDLGELLTTLSIGEAVVTVMNENGAPTPVAWTRMRAPESLMDPSPAALVDSTIASSPLSAEYATAVDRESAYEKLTAKLAAGSEKAAAESKAPAPAEEKRVPLPQGEWDEKPSSRSRGGKAEDSTVEKVLGSSAFKQFARSAASVLGREIARGLFGVGRRKRS; encoded by the coding sequence ATGGCGGCGAAGTCCGGCGCGGATCAGACCGAGGCCGTCAAACAGGGGTACGCCTTCGAAGGGCCCGCGCTCCAGCTCGGCGCGCTCGTCGCGGACGGTACGCCGGTCCCCGACGCCCAGGTGCGGATCCCGTTGTCGATGCTGAACCGGCACGGGCTGATCGCGGGCGCCACCGGAACGGGGAAGACGAAGACGCTGCAGCTGATCGCCGAGCAGCTGTCTGCGGCCGGCGTCCCTGTCTTCGCTCCAGACATCAAGGGCGACCTCTCGGGGATCGCCTCGCCCGGCGAGACCTCGGAGAAGTTGTCGGAGCGCGCTACCTCGCTGGGGCAGACGTGGGCGGGGAAGGGGTTCCCGACGGAGTTCTTCGCGCTGGGCGGTGAGGGCAAGGGCATCCCCGTACGCGCGACGATCTCGTCGTTCGGGCCCACGCTGCTGACGAAGGTGCTCGGGCTGAACGACGTCCAGGAGTCCTCGCTCGGGCTGGTGTTCCACTTCGCCGACAAGGCGGGGTTGGCGCTGCTCGATCTGAAGGATCTGCGGGCCGTCGTGCAGTACCTCACGTCGGACGAGGGCAAAGAGGACCTGAAGGGGCTCGGCGGGCTGTCGGCCGCGACGGCCGGGGTGATCCTGCGCGAGCTGATCGCGTTCTCCGACCAGGGCGCGGACGCGTTCTTCGGCGAGCCGGAGTTCGACACGGCGGACCTGCTGCGTACGTCGCCCGAGGGGCTCGGCGTCGTGTCGCTGCTCGAGCTGCCTTCGCTGCAGGACCGGCCGGCGCTGTTCTCGACGTTCCTGATGTGGATGCTCGCGGACCTGTTCCACGACCTGCCCGAAGAGGGTGACGTGGAGAAGCCGAAGCTGATGTTCTTCTTCGACGAGGCGCACCTGCTGTTCAACGACGCGTCGAAGTCGTTCCTCGACGCGATCACGCAGACCGTTCGGCTGATCCGGTCGAAGGGGGTCGGTGTGTTCTTCGTCACGCAGACGCCGAAGGACGTGCCGGAGTCCGTCCTCGCGCAGCTCGGGTCGCGGGTGCAGCACCAGCTCCGGGCGCACACGCCTAACGACGCCAAGGCGCTGAAGGCGACGGTGGCGACGTTCCCGACGTCCTCCTACGACCTCGGGGAGTTGCTCACCACGCTGTCGATCGGCGAGGCCGTCGTGACCGTGATGAACGAGAACGGCGCGCCGACGCCGGTCGCGTGGACGCGGATGCGGGCGCCGGAGTCGTTGATGGACCCGTCGCCGGCTGCTCTGGTGGACTCGACGATCGCGTCGTCGCCGTTGTCCGCCGAGTACGCGACGGCGGTGGATCGGGAGTCGGCGTACGAGAAGCTCACGGCCAAGCTGGCGGCCGGGTCGGAGAAGGCTGCTGCCGAGTCGAAAGCTCCGGCTCCTGCGGAAGAGAAGCGGGTTCCGTTGCCGCAGGGCGAGTGGGACGAGAAGCCGTCCTCGCGGTCGCGGGGCGGCAAGGCCGAGGA
- a CDS encoding potassium/proton antiporter, giving the protein MSPLTVDNLNTFLLASSAILLAAALAVRLSSRAGFPSLLIYLAMGIALGESGLGIQFDDVQLAHALGFGALVIILAEGGFTTRWSDVKGAMPAGVVLATVGVAVSITVVAVIVHYTLGFDWQLSFLLGAVVSPTDAAAIFSVLRRVPLPRRIAGTLEAESGLNDAPTVLLVTLLSSAEFGETTPLRFVADVAFELVVGAVFGFAIGWLGSHLLKRLALPASGLYPLATLSLIVLAYAASAAIHASGFAAVYVSALVLGNSELMHRAATRSFVEGFAWLSQIGLFVMLGLLAWPSRVDLSTLIGGLVAGVALTFIARPLSVGLSLLPFRVPLREHAFVSWAGLRGAVPIVLATIPLSQAFPRAEDLFDVVFVLVIVFTLMQGPTLPWVAKRLGVGATDQVVDLDVEAAPLERIDADLLEITIGETSRLRGVEIGELRLPVGASVSLIVREGKTFVPSLTSVLRIGDDLLVVAPRKTRDTTERRLRAVSRFGRLAGWSRENGDA; this is encoded by the coding sequence GTGAGCCCGTTGACCGTCGACAACCTGAACACCTTCCTGCTGGCCAGCTCAGCGATCCTGCTCGCCGCCGCCCTGGCCGTCCGGCTGTCCTCGCGCGCCGGGTTCCCCAGCCTGCTGATCTACCTCGCGATGGGCATCGCGCTCGGCGAGTCCGGGCTCGGGATCCAGTTCGACGACGTGCAGCTCGCCCACGCGCTCGGGTTCGGGGCGCTGGTCATCATCCTCGCCGAGGGCGGCTTCACCACCCGCTGGAGCGACGTCAAGGGCGCGATGCCGGCCGGCGTCGTCCTCGCCACGGTCGGTGTCGCGGTCAGCATCACGGTCGTCGCGGTCATCGTGCACTACACGCTGGGCTTCGACTGGCAGCTGTCGTTCCTGCTCGGCGCCGTCGTCTCCCCCACCGACGCCGCCGCGATCTTCTCCGTGCTCAGGCGCGTCCCGTTGCCACGACGGATCGCCGGGACGCTGGAAGCCGAGTCCGGCCTGAACGACGCCCCGACCGTCCTCCTCGTCACGCTGCTGTCGAGCGCGGAGTTCGGCGAGACCACGCCGCTGCGGTTCGTCGCCGACGTCGCGTTCGAGCTCGTCGTCGGCGCTGTCTTCGGCTTCGCGATCGGCTGGCTCGGCTCCCACCTGCTCAAGCGCCTCGCGCTCCCCGCCTCCGGCCTCTACCCACTCGCCACCCTGTCGCTCATCGTGCTCGCGTACGCGGCGAGCGCGGCGATCCACGCGAGCGGGTTCGCCGCGGTGTACGTGAGCGCGCTCGTCCTCGGCAACTCCGAGCTCATGCACCGCGCGGCGACGCGATCGTTCGTCGAGGGGTTCGCCTGGCTCAGCCAGATCGGGCTGTTCGTCATGCTCGGCTTACTCGCGTGGCCGTCGCGGGTCGACCTCAGCACGCTCATCGGGGGCCTGGTCGCCGGCGTCGCGCTCACGTTCATCGCGCGGCCGCTGTCCGTGGGCCTGAGCCTGCTGCCGTTCCGCGTCCCGTTACGCGAGCACGCGTTCGTCTCCTGGGCGGGCCTGCGTGGCGCGGTGCCGATCGTGCTCGCGACGATCCCGCTCTCCCAGGCGTTCCCGCGCGCGGAGGACCTGTTCGACGTGGTGTTCGTGCTGGTCATCGTGTTCACGCTGATGCAGGGTCCGACGCTGCCCTGGGTCGCCAAGCGGCTCGGGGTCGGTGCGACCGACCAGGTCGTCGACCTGGACGTCGAGGCGGCGCCGTTGGAACGGATCGACGCCGACCTGCTCGAGATCACGATCGGCGAGACGTCCCGCCTGCGCGGCGTCGAGATCGGCGAGCTCAGGCTGCCCGTGGGCGCGTCGGTGTCGCTGATCGTGCGCGAGGGGAAGACGTTCGTGCCCAGCCTGACCAGCGTGCTGCGCATCGGCGACGATCTGCTGGTGGTGGCGCCGCGCAAGACCCGGGACACGACCGAACGGCGACTCCGCGCGGTCAGCAGGTTCGGGCGGCTCGCGGGCTGGTCCCGCGAGAACGGTGACGCCTAG
- a CDS encoding LytR C-terminal domain-containing protein — translation MAWDTGDIPQFRKRRNIRGPITLVLLIGLLGGAAYYGWTSVLGRNEPAVVAQVCTTPSAGKQLIASKDVIVNVYNAGKVRGAGANLSEQLELRGFKVADLDNDPLNAKVGRVEIRGRAKNAPEVLLVLAQVKPTDKPVVKADGRQEATVDFVIGDAFGQLKAKAPKQLQVKSALPVCTTPGPTPAAAAR, via the coding sequence ATGGCGTGGGACACGGGGGACATCCCGCAGTTCCGCAAGCGGCGGAACATCCGCGGGCCGATAACGCTCGTTCTGCTCATAGGCTTGCTCGGCGGCGCGGCGTACTACGGGTGGACGAGCGTTCTCGGACGTAACGAGCCGGCCGTGGTGGCTCAGGTGTGTACGACTCCGTCCGCCGGCAAGCAGCTGATCGCGTCCAAGGACGTGATCGTGAACGTCTACAACGCGGGCAAGGTCCGCGGCGCGGGCGCCAACCTCTCCGAGCAGCTGGAGCTGCGCGGGTTCAAGGTCGCTGACCTCGACAACGACCCCCTGAACGCCAAGGTGGGCCGGGTCGAGATCCGCGGCCGGGCCAAGAACGCGCCCGAGGTGCTGCTCGTTCTCGCCCAGGTGAAGCCGACGGACAAGCCCGTGGTGAAGGCCGACGGGCGCCAGGAGGCGACGGTCGACTTCGTGATCGGCGACGCGTTCGGCCAGCTGAAGGCGAAGGCCCCGAAGCAGCTGCAGGTGAAGAGCGCCCTGCCGGTGTGTACGACTCCGGGCCCGACTCCGGCGGCCGCGGCACGCTAG
- a CDS encoding type II toxin-antitoxin system VapB family antitoxin: MIFKRVGDGKPYPEHDTAQRDWAQLPPHPVRLDQLVTTKRTLDLDTLLAEDSTYYGDLFAHVVEWKGELYLEDGLHRALRAALHQRMVLHARVLRLDG, encoded by the coding sequence GTGATCTTCAAGCGAGTCGGAGACGGAAAGCCATATCCCGAGCACGACACCGCGCAACGGGACTGGGCGCAGCTGCCTCCACATCCGGTCCGGCTCGACCAGTTGGTCACGACGAAACGCACGCTGGACCTCGACACGCTCCTGGCGGAGGATTCAACGTACTACGGCGATTTGTTCGCACACGTCGTCGAATGGAAGGGCGAGCTCTACCTAGAGGACGGGCTGCATCGGGCACTACGAGCGGCGTTGCACCAGCGCATGGTTCTGCATGCGCGGGTACTGCGGCTCGACGGCTGA
- the tadA gene encoding tRNA adenosine(34) deaminase TadA, with the protein MTTSDWEGAMRSALAEAGAAPATGDVPVGAVVLDPSGAVIGRGRNERELTGDPTAHAEVLAVRAAAATLGSWRLSGCTLVVTLEPCAMCAGTVVAARLDRLVFGAYDDKAGAVGSLWDLVRDRRLNHRPEVVSGVLADECGALLRTFFATQRSRSRELG; encoded by the coding sequence CTGACCACCTCCGACTGGGAGGGGGCGATGCGCTCCGCGCTGGCCGAGGCCGGCGCGGCGCCGGCGACCGGTGACGTGCCCGTCGGTGCCGTCGTTCTGGACCCGTCCGGCGCGGTGATCGGGCGCGGCCGGAACGAGCGGGAGCTGACCGGAGACCCGACCGCGCACGCCGAGGTCCTGGCCGTTCGGGCGGCCGCGGCCACGCTGGGTAGCTGGCGACTGTCCGGGTGCACGCTGGTCGTGACGCTCGAGCCTTGCGCGATGTGCGCGGGCACGGTGGTCGCGGCGCGGCTCGATCGGCTGGTGTTCGGGGCGTACGACGACAAGGCTGGCGCCGTAGGCTCGCTCTGGGATCTGGTCCGTGATCGGCGGCTCAACCACCGGCCGGAGGTCGTGAGTGGGGTCCTCGCGGACGAGTGCGGAGCGTTGCTACGGACGTTCTTCGCTACGCAGCGTTCGCGCTCGCGTGAACTGGGTTGA
- a CDS encoding tRNA adenosine deaminase-associated protein, whose protein sequence is MAYFAAAFARSGGDWAGTELDLDEVETLDDLADLGRELLSDDGTVLILLEEEDDWFGVVRVEGEDDPRVYVSDAAETMRSPVGSVLAKAVAEHLSDGDEDDGPVPVLPAGPYGDADLVSDLGLTGDDLNELALATGLSPSEAVASMAERLGFEPALESVR, encoded by the coding sequence GTGGCGTACTTCGCGGCGGCGTTCGCGCGGAGCGGTGGCGACTGGGCTGGTACGGAGCTGGACCTCGACGAGGTCGAGACGCTCGACGACCTTGCCGACCTCGGACGTGAGCTCCTGTCCGACGACGGCACCGTCCTGATCCTGCTCGAAGAGGAAGACGACTGGTTCGGCGTCGTCCGGGTCGAGGGCGAGGACGATCCCAGGGTGTACGTGTCGGACGCGGCGGAGACGATGCGTTCGCCGGTCGGGTCCGTGCTCGCCAAGGCCGTCGCCGAGCACCTCAGCGACGGCGACGAGGACGACGGTCCGGTCCCGGTGCTGCCGGCGGGACCGTACGGCGACGCCGACCTGGTGTCCGACCTCGGGCTCACCGGCGACGACCTGAACGAGCTGGCGCTGGCGACCGGGCTCAGCCCTTCGGAGGCGGTGGCGTCGATGGCCGAGCGACTCGGCTTCGAACCGGCGCTGGAGTCGGTGCGCTGA
- a CDS encoding tRNA adenosine deaminase-associated protein — protein MAEESSTVDFAVVAYLEEGSWQVVSLPRRAARDLETLVRTLRQQPGDIGTLGLVSVDDDFFVVVRVLGEAVRLLLSDVTAATEWPLARSVLDELELPVPDEDEEDQIQPAGDLGIVADLGMGAMDLGALCDDPDLYPDEMLSEVADRLGFGPAFRQVAEIGVG, from the coding sequence ATGGCCGAGGAGAGCAGCACGGTCGACTTCGCCGTCGTGGCCTACCTCGAGGAAGGCAGCTGGCAGGTCGTGTCGCTGCCCAGACGAGCCGCGCGCGACCTCGAGACCCTTGTTCGTACGCTCCGGCAGCAACCCGGCGACATCGGCACGCTCGGGCTGGTGTCGGTCGACGACGACTTCTTCGTGGTCGTCCGGGTGCTCGGCGAAGCCGTACGACTCCTGCTGTCCGACGTGACCGCGGCGACCGAGTGGCCGCTCGCTCGTTCGGTTCTCGACGAGCTCGAACTGCCCGTTCCGGATGAGGACGAGGAGGACCAGATCCAGCCGGCCGGCGACCTCGGCATCGTCGCCGACCTCGGCATGGGCGCGATGGACCTCGGCGCGCTGTGCGACGATCCCGACCTGTACCCCGACGAGATGCTGAGCGAGGTGGCCGACCGCCTCGGCTTCGGTCCGGCGTTCCGCCAGGTGGCCGAGATCGGAGTCGGTTAG
- the upp gene encoding uracil phosphoribosyltransferase: MRIFVADHPLVAHKLTALRDERTDSPTFRQLADELVTLLAYEATRDVRTEPFTVRTPVAEATGVKLATPKPLVVPILRAGLGMLEGMMRLLPTAEVGFLGMVRDENTLTASTYAQRLPDDLSGRQCYVLDPMLATGGTLGAAANFLIERGADHITAICLLAAPEGVARLEQDLADTSVPVTVVTAAMDERLNEKGYIVPGLGDAGDRLYGVVD; this comes from the coding sequence ATGCGGATCTTCGTAGCCGACCACCCTCTCGTCGCGCACAAGCTCACCGCCCTGCGGGACGAACGGACCGACTCACCGACGTTCCGCCAGCTCGCCGACGAGCTCGTGACGCTGCTCGCGTACGAGGCGACCCGGGACGTCCGCACCGAGCCGTTCACCGTGCGGACGCCGGTGGCCGAGGCGACCGGGGTCAAGCTCGCGACGCCGAAGCCGCTGGTCGTGCCCATCCTGCGCGCCGGGCTCGGCATGCTCGAGGGCATGATGCGGCTGCTGCCGACGGCCGAGGTGGGTTTCCTCGGCATGGTCCGCGACGAGAACACGCTGACGGCGTCGACGTACGCGCAGCGGCTGCCCGACGACCTGTCCGGGCGGCAGTGCTACGTGCTCGACCCGATGCTCGCGACGGGCGGCACGCTCGGGGCGGCGGCGAACTTCCTGATCGAACGGGGGGCCGACCACATCACCGCGATCTGCCTGCTGGCCGCGCCGGAGGGCGTCGCCCGGCTGGAGCAGGACCTCGCCGACACGAGCGTCCCGGTCACGGTCGTCACGGCGGCCATGGACGAGCGGCTCAACGAGAAGGGCTACATCGTTCCCGGGCTCGGCGACGCTGGAGACAGGCTCTACGGCGTCGTCGACTGA
- a CDS encoding BTAD domain-containing putative transcriptional regulator, with translation MEFRVLGPLEVLHNGDPLKLGGPKQRAVLGVLIAHAGHAVPVARLTDELWGDDPPPTAATALQVYVSALRKVLGDRVVSSRGTYLLDLTGDDLDAERFEELVARGRGHRAEHPARTSADLGFALALWRGDAYADLPGGPTLQAEQARLDELRLAVVEDRAEAELELGKHAHLLSELAGLAVQHPTRERLISLYMLTAYRCRRVGDAMRAYETLRTRLHDEYGVEPSQETRSLARSISRRDPTLDAPWPEWIPAPTSRFVGRRRELVQLGDQLPRTRLLTITGPGGAGKTRLSLEIGREAVHDHPDGVRFIDLSSAPVGSSVAATIAGVLGDREQPGIDLLDTLATELHRSRVLLILDNCEHLVDDCAKVCQYLLERCPGVRILATSREPLGIGGERVWPLSGLALPVAGDVSEVAARSESVRLFADRAQAAAPTFTLGPGPLATVSELCRRLDGMPLAIELAAAQLRTQSLDEVASRLGQRLDLQDARSRTLPERHRTMRAAIDWSHRLLSPREQATFRRLSVFKGGFTRDAVERVAADVAGFAPNDAAEVFDALTQLVDRSLVVAESSIDNGAVGTRYRMVETIAAYAAERLAESREELATRVRHAAWVTDLAEATDKAWATNKNATLILAVEHDNVRAAIEWTLGDGQDPQRALQIGSLVWWFWWTRGLMEEGRDLLERALAASSSEPSQQRGAALRAAASLARSSGAYAAAYRLGEECLRVNRAIGLERGIGFALNSLAITLQAQNKIEDSLLLLAESRERYAEAGDERGQASALNNMGNSLRASGRLEEATESLQDALERFRKLSDRRGEAAVLTNLAICARRSGDVQRSRDLSLHALTLYTELGLAEGQTDIFDCLAWCELAEGRALSALRLLAAADQVRRRLGSPRFSPDEIADYEDAIARARKLVGSRASALERAAEEVTLDDLVAEILHDASTSPELNAAG, from the coding sequence ATGGAGTTCCGCGTTCTGGGGCCGCTCGAGGTCCTTCACAACGGTGACCCGCTCAAGCTCGGCGGGCCGAAGCAGCGCGCCGTCCTGGGGGTGCTGATCGCGCACGCCGGGCACGCTGTGCCGGTCGCGCGGCTGACCGACGAGCTGTGGGGCGACGACCCGCCGCCGACCGCCGCGACCGCGCTGCAGGTGTACGTCTCCGCGCTCCGCAAGGTGCTCGGCGACCGCGTGGTGAGCTCGCGCGGGACGTACCTGCTCGACCTCACCGGTGACGACCTCGACGCCGAACGGTTCGAGGAACTGGTCGCCCGCGGCCGCGGCCACCGGGCCGAGCATCCCGCCCGGACGAGCGCCGACCTCGGCTTCGCGCTCGCGCTCTGGCGCGGCGACGCGTACGCCGACCTGCCCGGCGGCCCGACGCTGCAGGCCGAGCAGGCCCGCCTGGACGAGCTGCGCCTCGCGGTCGTCGAGGACCGTGCCGAGGCCGAGCTCGAGCTGGGCAAGCACGCGCATCTGCTGTCCGAGCTGGCCGGCCTCGCCGTTCAGCACCCGACGCGCGAGCGGCTGATCTCGCTGTACATGCTCACCGCGTACCGCTGCCGCCGCGTCGGCGACGCGATGCGCGCGTACGAGACGCTGCGGACGAGGCTGCACGACGAGTACGGCGTCGAGCCGAGCCAGGAGACACGTTCGCTGGCCCGCTCGATCTCTCGCCGCGACCCGACCCTCGACGCGCCGTGGCCGGAGTGGATCCCGGCGCCGACCAGCCGGTTCGTCGGCCGCCGGCGCGAGCTGGTCCAGCTCGGCGATCAGCTGCCGCGGACCCGGTTGCTCACGATCACCGGGCCTGGCGGCGCGGGCAAGACGCGGTTGTCGCTGGAGATCGGGCGCGAGGCCGTTCACGACCATCCGGACGGCGTCCGGTTCATCGACCTGTCGTCCGCGCCCGTCGGCAGCTCGGTCGCCGCGACGATCGCCGGCGTGCTCGGCGACCGCGAGCAGCCGGGCATCGACCTGCTGGACACGCTCGCGACCGAGCTGCATCGCTCGCGGGTGCTGTTGATCCTCGACAACTGCGAGCACCTCGTCGACGACTGCGCGAAGGTCTGCCAGTACCTGCTCGAGCGGTGTCCCGGCGTACGGATCCTCGCGACCAGCCGGGAGCCGCTCGGCATCGGCGGCGAACGGGTGTGGCCGCTGTCCGGGCTGGCGCTGCCCGTGGCCGGCGACGTCAGCGAGGTCGCGGCGCGGAGCGAGTCCGTACGCCTGTTCGCCGACCGCGCGCAGGCCGCGGCGCCGACGTTCACACTCGGTCCGGGTCCGCTCGCGACCGTGTCGGAGCTGTGCCGCCGGTTGGACGGCATGCCGCTCGCGATCGAGCTGGCCGCCGCGCAGCTGCGGACGCAGTCGCTGGACGAGGTCGCGTCCCGGTTGGGCCAGCGGCTGGACCTGCAGGACGCGCGGTCGCGCACGCTGCCCGAGCGACACCGGACGATGCGCGCCGCGATCGACTGGAGCCACCGGCTGTTGTCCCCGCGGGAGCAGGCGACGTTCCGAAGGCTGTCGGTGTTCAAGGGCGGCTTCACCCGCGACGCGGTCGAACGGGTCGCCGCCGACGTCGCGGGCTTCGCGCCGAATGACGCGGCCGAGGTGTTCGATGCCCTGACCCAGTTGGTGGATCGTTCGCTCGTCGTCGCCGAGTCCTCGATCGACAACGGTGCGGTCGGGACGCGCTACCGGATGGTGGAGACGATCGCCGCGTACGCCGCCGAACGGTTGGCGGAGTCGCGCGAGGAGCTGGCGACGCGCGTACGCCATGCCGCGTGGGTGACCGACCTCGCCGAGGCAACCGACAAGGCGTGGGCGACCAACAAGAACGCGACGCTGATCCTCGCCGTCGAGCACGACAACGTCCGGGCCGCGATCGAGTGGACGCTCGGGGATGGGCAGGATCCTCAACGGGCGTTGCAGATTGGCTCGTTGGTCTGGTGGTTCTGGTGGACCCGCGGGCTGATGGAGGAGGGACGCGACCTGCTCGAACGAGCGCTCGCCGCGTCCAGCTCGGAGCCCTCGCAGCAGCGCGGTGCGGCGCTTCGGGCGGCGGCCTCGTTGGCGCGCAGCAGCGGTGCGTACGCCGCGGCGTACCGGCTCGGCGAGGAGTGTCTGCGGGTGAACCGCGCGATCGGTTTGGAGCGTGGCATCGGGTTCGCGCTGAACTCGTTGGCGATCACGTTGCAAGCGCAGAACAAGATCGAGGACTCGTTGCTGTTGCTCGCCGAGTCTCGCGAGCGGTATGCCGAGGCCGGCGACGAACGTGGGCAGGCCTCGGCGCTCAACAACATGGGCAACAGCCTGCGCGCGTCCGGTCGGCTCGAGGAGGCCACTGAGTCGTTGCAGGACGCGCTCGAACGCTTCCGCAAGCTGTCCGATCGCCGGGGCGAGGCCGCTGTGCTCACCAACCTGGCGATCTGCGCGCGCCGTTCCGGCGACGTGCAGCGGTCACGCGACCTGAGCCTGCACGCGTTGACGCTGTACACCGAGCTGGGGTTGGCCGAAGGGCAGACCGACATCTTCGACTGCCTGGCCTGGTGCGAGCTCGCCGAGGGCCGCGCGCTGTCGGCGCTGCGGTTGCTCGCCGCCGCGGACCAGGTGCGACGCCGGCTGGGGTCGCCGCGGTTCAGCCCGGACGAGATCGCGGACTACGAGGACGCGATCGCGCGGGCGCGCAAGTTGGTCGGCAGCCGGGCTTCCGCCTTGGAACGCGCCGCCGAGGAGGTCACGCTCGACGACCTCGTGGCCGAGATCCTGCACGACGCCTCCACGTCGCCCGAGCTGAACGCCGCCGGCTAG
- a CDS encoding orotate phosphoribosyltransferase encodes MDLARQINERSRLTGQFTLRSGLTATHYFDKYLFETDPVLLRRVVDAMAPLVPTGTELLGGLELGGIPIATLLGQVTGLPVLFIRKQAKTYGTQKLVEGVDCAGREVLLVEDVISTGGAVIDAAHAIRGLGGKADTVLCAIDRRAPAANQLASNGIQVRSVLTGDQLDALTV; translated from the coding sequence ATGGATCTCGCTCGACAGATCAACGAACGTAGCCGCCTGACTGGTCAGTTCACGCTGCGCTCGGGGCTCACGGCGACGCACTACTTCGACAAGTACCTCTTCGAGACCGATCCCGTGCTGCTGCGCCGGGTTGTCGACGCGATGGCGCCGCTCGTACCGACCGGCACGGAGCTGCTCGGTGGGCTCGAGCTCGGCGGAATCCCGATCGCGACCCTGCTCGGCCAGGTCACCGGGCTGCCCGTGCTGTTCATCCGCAAGCAGGCCAAGACGTACGGCACCCAGAAGCTCGTCGAGGGCGTCGACTGCGCGGGGCGCGAGGTCCTGCTCGTCGAGGACGTGATCTCCACCGGCGGTGCCGTGATCGACGCCGCGCACGCGATCCGGGGGCTGGGCGGGAAGGCCGACACCGTTCTGTGCGCGATCGACCGGCGGGCTCCCGCCGCGAACCAGCTTGCCAGCAACGGGATCCAGGTCCGCTCCGTCCTCACCGGCGACCAGCTCGACGCGCTGACGGTTTGA